From Candidatus Cloacimonadota bacterium, the proteins below share one genomic window:
- the rplM gene encoding 50S ribosomal protein L13: MKTFMPKKQDIEHKWFQIDATGKVLGRLSTKVAMMLSGKNKPDYVPFLDMGDFVVITNVEKIKVTGNKEEKKEYTSYSGYPGGLKTVKYKDLQKKDPTAIIRHAVRGMLPKNKLRKLMMNRLKLFVGDSHIHIAQKPEKIEV, translated from the coding sequence ATGAAGACTTTTATGCCCAAAAAACAAGATATTGAACATAAATGGTTTCAAATAGATGCCACAGGCAAAGTTTTGGGGCGTTTATCAACTAAGGTTGCGATGATGTTATCAGGGAAAAATAAACCTGATTACGTACCATTTTTGGATATGGGCGATTTCGTTGTAATCACAAATGTGGAAAAGATCAAAGTAACAGGCAACAAGGAAGAGAAAAAGGAATATACATCTTATTCCGGCTATCCGGGTGGTTTAAAAACTGTTAAATACAAAGATCTGCAGAAAAAAGATCCTACAGCAATCATCAGGCACGCTGTTCGTGGTATGCTTCCAAAAAATAAGCTGAGAAAATTAATGATGAATCGTTTAAAATTATTTGTGGGTGATTCACATATTCATATTGCTCAAAAACCGGAGAAAATTGAGGTTTAA
- a CDS encoding 4Fe-4S binding protein, whose amino-acid sequence MSYIITSDCVKCGVCVDACMENAIVEGDMHFIITTDCIECGSCLNVCPLGAIQGLEHLNEKSG is encoded by the coding sequence ATGAGTTATATTATTACATCCGATTGCGTTAAATGTGGAGTTTGCGTAGATGCTTGTATGGAAAATGCTATCGTTGAAGGTGATATGCATTTTATCATTACAACCGATTGTATTGAATGTGGATCTTGCCTTAATGTATGTCCGCTCGGTGCCATTCAAGGGCTCGAACATCTAAATGAAAAAAGTGGGTAA
- the frr gene encoding ribosome recycling factor: MELNQIYDNAEIEMDQSIETMKNRLIKIRTGKANLALLDDVKVDYYGQETPIQHIGSLSTPEARIIMIKPWEPNMLEKIEKSILASNIGITPQNDGKVIRLVFPSLTEERRKELVKNVKQIGEETKIAVRNIRRSSNDEIKKMEKNSDISEDNSKIALEEIQDITNESTKKISEIITNKEKEIMEI; this comes from the coding sequence ATGGAACTAAATCAGATTTACGATAATGCTGAAATCGAAATGGATCAATCAATCGAAACCATGAAAAACAGATTGATAAAAATCCGTACCGGCAAAGCAAACCTTGCATTACTCGATGACGTAAAAGTTGATTATTACGGGCAGGAAACACCTATTCAACATATTGGCAGTCTTTCCACACCCGAAGCTCGGATTATAATGATCAAACCATGGGAACCTAATATGCTTGAGAAAATTGAAAAGTCCATTCTCGCATCAAATATCGGGATTACTCCCCAAAATGACGGGAAGGTAATCCGTTTGGTTTTCCCATCCCTTACTGAAGAGAGAAGAAAAGAACTTGTAAAAAATGTAAAACAAATCGGCGAGGAAACAAAAATCGCTGTTCGTAATATTCGTCGGAGTTCAAACGATGAAATAAAAAAAATGGAAAAAAATAGTGATATTTCAGAAGATAACTCCAAAATTGCTCTTGAAGAAATTCAGGATATTACAAATGAATCCACCAAAAAAATTAGTGAAATCATTACAAATAAAGAAAAAGAAATAATGGAGATCTAA
- the pyrH gene encoding UMP kinase: MNSKPKRILLKLSGEILQGDRPFGLSNDVVTEIVREIIKIHEHGFQIAVVIGAGNFFRGVSEMGNFMSRTEADNIGMLATIQNSIALKEKFLQLGVNAGIYTSRQFGNIGKVFSANLVNNALDNGQVAIFGGGIGNPFFTTDTTAVLRALEINATMVLKGTKVDGIFDKDPVKNDDAIFYPKITYDEYIKLNLRVMDLTAISLARENKLPIKVFNVRDNKNISKAVFENDFGSIIQ, from the coding sequence ATGAATTCTAAACCAAAAAGAATATTATTAAAATTAAGTGGTGAGATCCTTCAGGGTGATCGCCCTTTTGGACTTTCCAATGATGTTGTTACCGAAATTGTTCGTGAAATTATTAAAATTCATGAACATGGATTTCAGATAGCGGTAGTGATTGGGGCAGGTAATTTTTTTCGAGGTGTTTCCGAGATGGGAAATTTTATGTCCAGAACCGAAGCAGATAACATCGGGATGCTGGCAACTATCCAAAACTCGATCGCCCTAAAGGAGAAATTCTTGCAATTAGGTGTTAATGCGGGAATTTATACTTCAAGACAATTTGGAAATATCGGAAAAGTATTCAGTGCTAACCTTGTAAATAATGCTTTAGATAATGGCCAAGTTGCGATATTCGGTGGCGGAATTGGAAACCCTTTTTTCACAACTGATACTACTGCTGTACTTCGAGCTCTCGAAATCAACGCGACAATGGTGCTGAAGGGCACAAAAGTTGACGGTATTTTTGATAAAGATCCTGTAAAAAATGATGATGCCATATTCTATCCAAAAATAACTTATGATGAATATATCAAATTAAATCTTAGAGTTATGGACTTAACAGCCATTTCACTTGCTCGCGAAAATAAACTTCCTATCAAAGTGTTTAACGTTCGAGATAATAAAAATATTAGTAAAGCCGTTTTTGAAAATGACTTCGGAAGTATCATCCAATAA
- the tsf gene encoding translation elongation factor Ts: MKITAKDVKELRDKTNVGLMDCKKALQETDGDIAKAVDLLRKRGIAKAEKKALRDAADGIIYSYIHAGAKLGVLLELSCETDFVARNEKFVEMAKKIAMHIAATDPIGITHTDVDPALIEKEKEIYRAQGLNSGKPDNIVEKIVEGRLKKFFKENCLLDQPLIMDEDITIDQLLKDAINTFGENIKINRFSRYEIGR, from the coding sequence ATGAAAATTACCGCAAAAGATGTAAAAGAATTACGAGATAAAACAAATGTTGGTTTGATGGATTGCAAAAAAGCCCTTCAAGAAACTGATGGAGATATCGCAAAAGCCGTGGATCTTCTTCGCAAAAGAGGAATCGCAAAAGCGGAGAAAAAAGCACTTCGTGATGCTGCCGATGGAATCATCTATTCATATATACATGCCGGTGCAAAATTGGGTGTTCTGCTTGAATTGTCCTGTGAAACCGATTTCGTTGCCCGTAACGAAAAATTCGTAGAGATGGCAAAGAAAATCGCAATGCATATCGCAGCAACTGATCCTATCGGAATCACACACACTGACGTGGACCCGGCACTCATTGAGAAAGAAAAAGAAATCTATCGAGCCCAGGGACTTAACTCCGGCAAACCGGATAATATCGTGGAAAAAATAGTTGAAGGTAGATTGAAAAAATTCTTTAAGGAAAACTGCTTGTTGGACCAGCCACTTATTATGGATGAAGATATCACCATTGACCAGCTTTTGAAGGACGCCATTAATACTTTTGGTGAAAATATCAAGATCAATCGTTTTTCCCGTTACGAAATTGGTAGATAA
- the rpsI gene encoding 30S ribosomal protein S9: protein MQYFSAVGRRKSSVARVRISKGTGKRIINKMKMGDYLKRKTLEMSVERPFTLIKQSDNFDLYVNVEGGGLSGQAGAIRLGISRALIEYDPDLRPILKKDGLLTRDARVVERKKYGHAKARKRFQHSKR from the coding sequence ATGCAATATTTTAGTGCGGTTGGCAGAAGAAAAAGTTCCGTAGCAAGAGTAAGAATTTCAAAAGGTACTGGAAAACGTATCATAAACAAAATGAAAATGGGCGATTATTTAAAACGCAAAACTCTTGAAATGAGTGTGGAGCGTCCTTTTACATTAATTAAACAATCTGATAATTTTGATTTGTATGTAAATGTAGAAGGCGGCGGACTCAGCGGTCAGGCTGGTGCTATTCGACTTGGAATTAGCAGAGCTTTGATTGAATATGATCCTGATCTTCGACCAATCTTGAAGAAAGATGGTCTTCTTACACGTGATGCTCGCGTGGTGGAACGTAAAAAATACGGACACGCAAAAGCACGCAAAAGATTCCAGCATTCTAAGCGATAA
- a CDS encoding DUF2723 domain-containing protein gives MDFTDKTKINFRTNSIIGLVLFVVTFVIYFITKPASLSFWDCGEYITCSSILGVPHPPGNPFYIMLGKLFTIIPFGLSDAQAVSLLSIVFSAFTVLFSYLSIVKLVKIWKTEPYLVYITGIIGALFVAFSKEFWVNAIEAEVYGGLSFFLSLIIWLTLVWAEKSRNMENQNLLLLIIFTFFLGFGVHQTTLQIAPAILLIIVLPLIKFNKKFITKAIVLLALSLILYYVFYAIGSGSGRGSWGKYVFAIFTISLLIYYLKDYVELKVWLFALFLIILGLSTHFILPIRASAHPFINEGDPSNWQRFGDYVFRKQYGPTSFFERRAPIMVQLNKHFLRYFSWQFFDADVIGKFIHLPRHFVNLIGQLIVALLGFTGIYYQYKKSKRSFIYLASLFLMGSIAMILVMNLQTAEVRDRPYFFITAYMLWAFWMGIGSIAVIQFFRKKAKILGAIALVIMLMLPLANMASHFHKNDRSQELLALEYGTNFLNGLDKNAIIFTNGDNDTFPLWFSQAVADPNAKEYYLEKDTLIFKEITGKSISKEEKKLSRKTNLLLKQAYDSKKNLEGIRKDVSIANLSLLNTPWYIKQLKKQEGIEINLSDKKIDELRPMKLPQDVVFPVGDIKIKFKEGKILYIKDLMVLQIIKDNYGKRPIYFAVTVADRVGFDKYLQMEGMAERLVETKGKYQIDPIRLNHNINNVFDFNSVYNDKLYKDENMKRLMNNYGANFMSMANVLHEKGEDEDALKYYKKALDFVKAKDKFLPGLSKLYYATKKYDTAFETIAPLLKKNPNDAQINYLATDYLVKADKIDSALTMLDSFIINNPDENYFIQYYFDLCKKDKKYNRGIELMNKLLEVDSKNRLANSYKSQLENLQKD, from the coding sequence ATGGATTTTACCGATAAAACCAAAATTAATTTTAGAACCAATTCAATAATAGGATTGGTTCTTTTTGTTGTAACATTTGTTATTTATTTCATCACAAAACCAGCGTCCCTTTCTTTTTGGGATTGCGGAGAATATATTACTTGCAGCAGCATCCTCGGTGTTCCCCATCCTCCGGGAAATCCGTTTTACATAATGCTCGGGAAATTATTTACTATTATACCTTTCGGGCTTTCAGATGCGCAAGCTGTTAGTCTCCTTTCGATTGTGTTCAGTGCTTTTACCGTATTATTTTCTTATCTTTCCATTGTAAAATTGGTAAAAATCTGGAAAACAGAACCATATCTCGTTTACATTACAGGAATCATCGGGGCTTTGTTCGTTGCGTTTTCAAAAGAATTTTGGGTAAATGCCATCGAAGCAGAAGTCTATGGTGGGCTTTCATTCTTCCTTTCACTAATCATTTGGTTGACGCTTGTTTGGGCGGAAAAATCTCGCAACATGGAAAATCAAAACCTTTTATTGCTAATTATTTTCACATTTTTTCTTGGTTTCGGAGTCCATCAAACAACCTTGCAGATTGCTCCGGCTATTTTACTCATCATCGTTTTACCATTAATCAAATTTAATAAAAAATTCATTACTAAGGCAATTGTTCTCTTAGCATTATCGCTGATTTTGTATTACGTTTTCTACGCTATTGGTTCAGGTAGTGGCAGAGGAAGTTGGGGAAAATATGTTTTTGCGATTTTCACAATAAGTCTGCTAATATATTATTTAAAGGATTATGTTGAATTAAAAGTTTGGCTATTTGCATTATTTCTAATAATATTGGGTTTGAGCACCCATTTTATTTTGCCTATTCGAGCATCCGCACATCCTTTTATTAATGAGGGTGATCCGTCAAACTGGCAACGCTTTGGTGATTACGTTTTCCGCAAACAATATGGTCCTACCAGTTTTTTTGAAAGACGTGCTCCGATCATGGTGCAACTGAACAAACATTTCCTCCGATACTTTAGTTGGCAATTCTTCGATGCTGATGTGATTGGAAAATTTATTCACTTACCCCGTCATTTCGTGAATCTTATCGGGCAACTGATTGTTGCATTACTCGGATTTACCGGTATTTACTATCAATACAAAAAGAGCAAACGGTCTTTCATCTATCTTGCATCTCTCTTCCTTATGGGAAGCATTGCAATGATTTTGGTTATGAATCTTCAAACCGCTGAAGTGCGAGACAGACCGTATTTTTTCATTACTGCCTACATGCTTTGGGCGTTTTGGATGGGAATCGGTTCAATCGCTGTTATTCAATTTTTCAGGAAGAAAGCAAAAATACTCGGAGCGATTGCTTTGGTGATTATGTTAATGCTCCCTCTCGCGAACATGGCTTCCCACTTCCATAAAAATGATAGGAGTCAGGAATTGCTTGCTCTTGAATACGGAACGAATTTTCTGAACGGATTAGACAAAAATGCGATCATTTTTACAAATGGAGACAATGATACTTTTCCACTCTGGTTTTCTCAAGCAGTTGCTGATCCGAATGCGAAAGAATATTATCTCGAAAAAGATACTTTAATATTCAAAGAAATCACGGGCAAATCAATTAGTAAAGAAGAGAAAAAACTTAGCAGAAAAACAAATTTGTTGCTAAAACAGGCTTACGATAGTAAAAAAAATCTAGAAGGAATCAGAAAAGATGTGAGTATTGCAAATCTAAGTTTGCTTAATACTCCCTGGTATATCAAGCAACTGAAAAAGCAGGAAGGTATTGAAATAAACCTGTCGGATAAAAAAATTGATGAATTACGTCCAATGAAATTACCGCAGGATGTGGTTTTTCCGGTTGGTGATATAAAAATTAAGTTCAAAGAGGGAAAAATCCTCTATATTAAAGATTTGATGGTTTTGCAGATAATCAAAGACAATTATGGAAAACGCCCCATCTATTTTGCAGTTACAGTTGCGGATAGAGTGGGATTTGATAAATACCTTCAAATGGAAGGGATGGCAGAACGACTTGTGGAAACAAAAGGCAAATACCAAATTGATCCGATTCGATTAAATCATAATATAAATAACGTTTTTGATTTCAACTCTGTTTATAATGACAAATTGTATAAAGATGAAAACATGAAACGATTGATGAATAATTATGGTGCGAATTTTATGAGTATGGCTAATGTTCTCCACGAAAAAGGGGAAGATGAAGATGCTTTGAAATATTATAAAAAGGCGTTGGACTTCGTTAAAGCGAAGGATAAATTTCTTCCCGGACTTTCCAAACTTTATTATGCCACAAAAAAATATGATACAGCATTCGAAACCATTGCCCCCCTATTGAAAAAAAATCCCAATGACGCTCAAATCAATTATCTTGCAACGGATTATTTGGTTAAGGCTGATAAAATTGATTCTGCTCTTACCATGCTGGACAGCTTTATAATCAACAATCCCGATGAGAATTACTTTATCCAATATTATTTTGATTTATGTAAAAAAGACAAAAAATACAATCGTGGAATCGAATTGATGAACAAATTGCTTGAAGTTGACAGTAAAAATCGGTTGGCAAATAGTTACAAATCTCAGTTGGAAAATCTGCAAAAAGATTGA